One stretch of Streptomyces sp. MMBL 11-1 DNA includes these proteins:
- a CDS encoding nitrilase-related carbon-nitrogen hydrolase has translation MSHVVRAALVQATWTGDTESMIAKHEEHAREAARQGAKIIGFQEVFNAPYFCQVQEPEHYRWAEPVPDGPTVRRMRDLARETGMVVVVPVFEIERSGFYYNTAAVIDADGSYLGKYRKHHIPQVKGFWEKYYFKPGNAGWPVFDTAVGKVGVYICYDRHFPEGWRQLGLGGAQLVYNPSATSRGLSSHLWQLEQPASAVANEYFVAAINRVGQEEYGDNDFYGTSYFVDPRGQFVGDVASDKEEELLVRDLDFDLIEEVRQQWAFYRDRRPDAYDGLVEP, from the coding sequence ATGTCCCACGTCGTACGCGCCGCACTCGTCCAGGCGACCTGGACCGGCGACACCGAATCCATGATCGCCAAGCACGAGGAGCACGCGCGCGAGGCCGCCCGGCAGGGCGCGAAGATCATCGGCTTCCAGGAGGTGTTCAACGCCCCCTACTTCTGCCAGGTCCAGGAGCCCGAGCACTACCGCTGGGCCGAGCCGGTACCCGACGGGCCGACCGTCAGGCGTATGCGGGACCTGGCCCGTGAGACCGGCATGGTCGTCGTCGTACCGGTCTTCGAGATCGAGCGGTCCGGCTTCTACTACAACACCGCGGCCGTGATCGACGCCGACGGCTCGTATCTCGGCAAGTACCGCAAGCACCACATCCCGCAGGTCAAGGGATTCTGGGAGAAGTACTACTTCAAGCCCGGCAACGCCGGCTGGCCGGTCTTCGACACCGCGGTCGGCAAGGTCGGCGTCTACATCTGCTACGACCGGCACTTCCCCGAGGGCTGGCGCCAACTCGGACTCGGCGGAGCCCAGTTGGTGTACAACCCCTCGGCCACCTCGCGCGGACTCTCCAGCCACCTGTGGCAGTTGGAGCAGCCCGCCTCCGCCGTCGCCAACGAGTACTTCGTCGCCGCGATCAACCGGGTCGGCCAGGAGGAGTACGGCGACAACGACTTCTACGGAACCAGCTACTTCGTCGACCCGCGCGGCCAGTTCGTCGGGGACGTGGCCAGCGACAAGGAAGAGGAACTCCTCGTCCGCGACCTGGACTTCGACCTGATCGAGGAAGTCCGCCAGCAGTGGGCCTTCTACCGGGACCGACGGCCCGACGCCTACGACGGGCTGGTGGAGCCGTGA
- a CDS encoding aspartate aminotransferase family protein: protein MTGLHERHLAVSPEWLALYYRHPLELTHGEGRHVWDADGNRYLDFFGGILTTMTAHALPEVTKAVAEQAGRIIHSSTLYLNRPMVEMAERIAALSGIPDARVFFTTSGTEANDTALLLATAYRRSNQILAMRNSYHGRSFSTVSITGNQAWSPTSLSPLQTLYVHGGVRSRGPYAELSDERFIQACVADLEDLLGHTRRPAALIAEPIQGVGGFTSPPDGLFAAFREVLDRHGVLWISDEVQTGWGRTGEHFWGWQAHAQNGPPDILTFAKGIGNGMSVGGVVARAEVMNCLDANSISTFGGSPVTMAASLANLSYLLEHDLQGNARRVGGLLIERLRGVAAGSPAVREVRGRGLMIGIELVRPGTDEADPEAAAAVLEAARAGGLLIGKGGGHSTSVLRIAPPMTLTVAEAEEGAAILAEALHAAG, encoded by the coding sequence GTGACCGGACTGCACGAGCGCCACCTCGCCGTCAGCCCCGAGTGGCTGGCCCTCTACTACCGCCACCCCCTGGAACTCACCCACGGCGAGGGCCGCCACGTCTGGGACGCGGACGGCAACCGCTACCTCGACTTCTTCGGCGGCATCCTCACCACGATGACCGCCCACGCCCTGCCCGAGGTGACCAAGGCCGTCGCCGAGCAGGCCGGGCGCATCATCCACTCCTCCACCCTCTACCTCAACCGCCCCATGGTGGAGATGGCCGAGCGGATCGCCGCCCTCTCCGGCATCCCCGACGCCCGGGTCTTCTTCACCACCTCCGGCACCGAGGCCAACGACACCGCGCTGCTGCTCGCCACCGCGTACCGCCGCTCCAACCAGATCCTCGCGATGCGCAACAGCTACCACGGCCGGTCCTTCTCCACGGTCTCCATCACCGGCAACCAGGCATGGTCGCCCACGAGCCTGTCCCCGCTCCAGACCTTGTACGTCCACGGCGGCGTCCGCAGCCGGGGACCGTACGCCGAGCTCAGCGACGAGCGGTTCATCCAGGCGTGCGTCGCCGACCTGGAGGACCTCCTCGGGCACACCCGCCGGCCCGCCGCCCTGATCGCCGAGCCCATCCAGGGCGTCGGCGGCTTCACCTCTCCGCCCGACGGCCTGTTCGCCGCGTTCCGGGAGGTCCTGGACCGGCACGGGGTGCTGTGGATCTCGGACGAGGTGCAGACCGGCTGGGGCCGTACCGGCGAGCACTTCTGGGGCTGGCAGGCGCACGCCCAGAACGGGCCGCCGGACATCCTCACCTTCGCCAAGGGCATCGGCAACGGCATGTCCGTCGGGGGAGTGGTGGCCCGCGCCGAGGTGATGAACTGCCTCGACGCCAACTCCATCTCCACCTTCGGCGGTTCGCCGGTCACCATGGCCGCGTCGCTCGCCAACCTCTCGTACCTCCTGGAGCACGACCTCCAGGGCAACGCGCGGCGCGTCGGCGGGCTCCTCATCGAACGGCTGCGGGGCGTCGCCGCCGGCTCGCCCGCCGTACGCGAGGTGCGCGGCCGCGGCCTGATGATCGGCATCGAGCTGGTGAGGCCCGGCACCGACGAGGCCGACCCCGAAGCCGCCGCGGCCGTCCTCGAAGCGGCCCGCGCGGGCGGGCTGCTCATCGGCAAGGGCGGCGGCCACAGCACCAGCGTTCTCAGGATCGCCCCGCC
- a CDS encoding PPOX class F420-dependent oxidoreductase yields the protein MTLQDFARSEYVSLTTYRKNGTPVATPVWAAADGGVLYVWTRSDSWKVKRLRNNGKVVVTVCDVRGRIAEGAPSAEGAAKLLDEDGTRAVRGLLARKYTWKFWLVDRPATVVRLGKRPHTGIAITF from the coding sequence GTGACCCTCCAGGACTTCGCACGCAGCGAGTACGTCAGCCTGACCACGTACCGGAAGAACGGCACACCCGTCGCCACGCCCGTCTGGGCCGCCGCCGATGGCGGTGTGCTGTACGTCTGGACCCGCTCCGACTCGTGGAAGGTCAAGCGGCTGCGCAACAACGGCAAGGTCGTTGTCACCGTCTGCGACGTGCGCGGCAGGATCGCCGAAGGGGCCCCCAGCGCCGAGGGCGCCGCGAAGCTCCTCGACGAGGACGGCACCCGCGCGGTGCGCGGACTGCTGGCGCGCAAGTACACCTGGAAGTTCTGGCTCGTCGACCGGCCCGCGACGGTCGTACGGCTCGGCAAGCGCCCGCACACCGGGATCGCCATCACCTTCTGA